A stretch of the Notamacropus eugenii isolate mMacEug1 chromosome 2, mMacEug1.pri_v2, whole genome shotgun sequence genome encodes the following:
- the LOC140522639 gene encoding taste receptor type 2 member 7-like, with the protein MRSSGENILTALSIGESLLGILVNASTFLVNCIHCVNIKKLPPGDLILVSLAISRIGLFCVIIWNSYLILISFDVPTSVRIIDIFLILSHNSNIWFATILSIFYFLKITNFSNPLFLWMKWRTDRMVFMLLWGPLIISLSIIFPIMERMHYHYDITFSRGKERNVSQEGQVKKVKKSKLLMLQALFGLLSIIPFVLSMISFSLLIPSLWRHTQQMQLSASGSRDPSLEAHVRVIKAVSSFLILFLLYYMGFFINYWSHSEGKSKLASMLSVSIMLLYLFGHSVILILWNGKLRQTSLWVWQQELLCLIGRKY; encoded by the coding sequence ATGCGAAGCAGCGGGGAGAACATTTTGACGGCTCTGTCAATTGGTGAATCTCTATTGGGTATTTTGGTAAATGCATCCACATTTTTGGTGAATTGCATTCACTGTGTCAACATCAAGAAACTTCCACCAGGTGATCTCATCCTGGTCAGCTTAGCCATCTCCAGAATTGGATTATTTTGTGTCATAATATGGAACAGCTACttaattttaatctcttttgatGTACCCACCAGTGTAAGAATAATTGATATCTTCTTGATACTGAGTCACAATTCAAATATTTGGTTTGCCACTATCCTCAGCATCTTCTACTTTCTGAAGATCACTAACTTCTCTAATCCCCTTTTCCTCTGGATGAAATGGAGAACTGACAGGATGGTCTTCATGCTTCTTTGGGGCcctttgattatttctttgtCTATTATCTTTCCAATTATGGAGAGAATGCACTATCACTATGACATCACCTTTagtagaggaaaggagagaaatgtatCCCAAGAGGGTCAagtgaagaaagtgaagaaaagtaAGTTGCTCATGCTCCAGGCCCTCTTTGGCCTGCTAAGTATTATTCCTTTCGTCCTATCTATGATCTCCTTCTCCCTACTCATTCCCTCACTTTGGAGGCATACCCAACAGATGCAACTCAGTGCCTCAGGTTCCAGAGACCCAAGCTTAGAAGCCCATGTTCGAGTCATTAAAGCTGTATCTTCCTTCCTTATActatttttattgtactatatggGTTTCTTCATCAACTACTGGAGTCATTCAGAGGGAAAGAGTAAGCTGGCTTCCATGTTGAGTGTGTCAATCATGTTGCTCTATCTCTTTGGCCACTCAGTGATTCTGATTCTGTGGAAtggcaaactgaggcagacctcCCTCTGGGTGTGGCAGCAAGAGCTATTATGCCTCATAGGAAGAAAATATTAG